Within Desulfolithobacter dissulfuricans, the genomic segment CGTCTTCTGCGCCCTGGACTTTTTCCTCTTCTATATCTTCTGGGAGGCCATGCTGATCCCCATGTTCCTGATCATCGGAATCTGGGGCGGTCCCAAGCGACTCTATGCCACGGTCAAATTCTTTCTCTACACCCTGATCGGGTCCCTGCTGATGCTGATCGGCATCATCACCCTGTACCGGGCCGGTGGCAACACCTTCAACATCCTGGAACTGGCCGGCCAGAGCTACCCCCTCAAGCTGCAGATGATCCTCTTCTGGGCCTTTTTCGCTGCCTTCGCGGTCAAGGTGCCCATGTGGCCGGTCCATACCTGGCTGCCTGACGCCCACACCGAGGCCCCGGCCGCCGGATCGGTCATCCTGGCCGGGATCCTGATCAAGATGGGGGCCTACGGGTTTCTGCGCTTCTCCATGCCCATTCTGCCTGAAGCCACCAAGGCGATGATGATCCCCATGGTGATCCTCTCCCTGATCGGCATCATCTACGGCGCCATCATCTGCGTGGCCCAGACCGACCTCAAGCGACTCATCGCCTACTCCTCGGTGAGCCACATGGGCTTTGTCACGCTCGGTCTCTATTCACTGAACACCCAGAGCATGGAGGGCGGCATCCTCCAGATGATCAATCACGGGGTGGTCACCGGAGCCATGTTCCTGGCCATCGGTATGATCTATGAACGAACCCATACCCGGGCCATTGCCGATTACGGCGGACTGGCCACCACCATGCCGGTCTTTGCCTCCTTTTTCCTGCTCTTTACCCTGGCCTCGGTAGGATTACCCGGAACCAACGGCTTCATCGGCGAATTTCTCATCCTGCTGGGCGGGTTCCTCAACCGGCCGTGGGCCGCCTTTTTCGCCGCCACCGGGCTGATCCTGGGGGCATGGTACATGCTGTGGCTCTACCAGCGGATCTTTTTCAATCCTGTCAATGACAAGGTTGTCGGCCTGCCGGAAATGACCGGCCGGGAAATAGCCACCCTGGTCCCCATGGTGGTGCTCATCTTCTGGATCGGGCTCTACCCGAATTCCATGCTCAGCTTCATGCATGTGTCGGTGGCCCACCTGCTCGACCAGGTGCACGGCACCACCACGGTGGCTGACGCGGTGGAAACGGTCCGCCAGCTGGCGATGTAGGGAAGAGGCAGGATGTTAGAAACTTTTTTTACTGGCTGAGGAATAACGTATCATGACGCAAACAGTTGTCACCTGGGCTGCTTTTGAACCGGTCCTGCCGGAAATGCTGCTGGTGGGGGTCGGAATCGGGCTGGTCTTCATGGACCTGTTTTTCAGGAAACAGCGGGAGCTTCTGCCCTGGCTGACCATTCTCGGCAGCCTCACTGTGCTGGGCATGGTGCTGGGAGAGCGGTACACCAGCGGCTTTGGCGGGATGTTTCTCACTGACTCCTATGGCGTTTTTTTCAAGGTAATCTGCCTGATGGGGCTGATCATGACCGCCCTGATGAGCGAGCACCATAACCGGGTCCAGGGCCTTCACCAGGGCGAGTACTACAGCCTGATGGTTTTTTCCGCCGTGGGCATGATGATCATGGCCTCGGCCGGCGACCTGATGGTCCTCTATCTGGGACTGGAGCTGATGGCCCTGTCGGTCTACTGCCTGGTGGGTATGCTCAAGGGGGACCAGCGGGCCAGCGAGGCAGCGGTGAAATATTTTCTCATGGGCGGCTTTGCCTCGGCGATCCTGCTCTACGGTATGTCCCTGCTCTACGGGTTGACCGGAACCACCAGTATCACGGGAATCGCCAGCTATATCAACGATACCGGCCTGATCGCCAATCCGGTCCTTCTCGGCGCCCTTGGTCTGCTGATCGTCGGCTTCTGTTTCAAGACCGCAGTGGCCCCATTCCATTTCTGGACCCCGGATGTGTACGAGGGGGCCCCGACGACGGTGACCGCCTTCATGTCGGTGGGACCCAAGGCGGCCGGGTTTGCCGTCTTCGGCCGGGTCCTCGTCCAGGGTTTTCCGGAACTGCACGGCCAGTGGGGTACCCTGCTCGCCTTTCTCGCCCTGCTGACCATGGCAGTGGGAAATATCACAGCCCTGTCCCAGACCTCGATCAAGCGGATGCTGGCCTACTCGGCCATTGCCCATGCCGGTTACGCCCTGCTCGGAGTCCTGGCCGGTACCCCGGAGGGTCTGTCCGCTACCATGAATTACCTGCTCATCTACGGCTTCATGAACATGGGCGCCTTTGCCATCCTGGTCCTGCTGGCCGGCAAGGATAACCGGCGGGAATCGCTCGACGATTACCGGGGTCTTGCCAGGAGCAATCCCCTGGCCGCCATGCTGATGCTCATCTTCATGTTTTCTCTCACCGGTATTCCGCCCATGGCAGGATTCATCGGCAAGTTCTATCTCATCAAGGCGGCGCTGGGCGCCGGCTACACCGGGACGGTCATAGGCGCCGTCATCTTCAGCACCATCTCGGCCTACTATTACCTGCGGGTGGTGCGTTACATGTACATGAGTGACCCGCAGGGGACACTCGAACTCAGCTATTCTCCGGGTATCTCAGCCGTACTCGGGTTGGCACTGCTTGGGGTTATAGGTCTTGGCCTGGCCCCTGGCACAGTGATTGGCCGGGCAGCGATGTCGCTGCTTGGTCAATAGGGATGTGGATGCGTCTTGCCAGCGAGTCCACCTCTCCTTTTCCTTCTTGGGGAGCGGCCAGCCATAGGGGCTGGCCGCATTTTTTGAAACAGGGAGTGAGGAACCGGAAACGGTTCAGACAGGGCACAACAGACACCGCCAGACGCGGTGGTACGGGCGAAGGGGAGCTCAGACCTGCCCCGGTACTGACCGGCGGATATGGGCCAGCATAGTTTCCACCACCTTCCCGGCATCCATGGTCGAGGAATCGATCACCACCGCATCAGGGGCCGGTTTCAGGGGCGCTATGGGCCGTTCCCGGTCGTCGCGGTCCCGCTGGATTATCTGTTCAAGGATCTCCTTTTCATCGACCTCCACCCCCCGGGCTCTGAGCTGACCGATACGCCGCCTGGCCCGCTCTTCGGGGCTGGCATCAAGAAAGAACTTCCAGGCCGCATCGGGAAAGACTACGGTCCCGGTATCCCGTCCTTCGGCGACAACCTTTCCCTGGCGGCCGATCTCCTGCTGCATGCGGGTCAGTCTGTCCCGTACCGGCCGCAGGGCCGAAACCGTCGAGGCCAGCATCCCGGTTTCCGGGCTGCGCAGTTCCAGCCCCAGTTCTTCGCCGTTGATCAGAACCCGCACATCCCCGTCCTCTTCGTCCGGAGGCAGGAGCTGGATATCCAGGGTATCGAGTAACCGGGCCACCGGTTCTTCGTCCCGGACATCCACCCCGGCCCGCTTGCAGGCCAGGGCCACGGCCCGATACATGGCGCCGGTGTCGAGGTAGGTGTAGCCCAGTCGGGAGGCCAGCAGGCGACTGACCGTGGATTTGCCGACCCCGGAAGGGCCGTCGATGGTGACGACCTCCAGTTTCCGCTCAGCCTGCGACATAGCCAAGCTCCTTGAGAGATTTGGCCAGTGCAGCGACAAAACGGTGGTTTTCCGCCTCGGTACCCACGGTGATACGGATGAAATCAGGAAAACCGTAGGCCTTCATGGAACGGACAATTACCCCCTGGCGAAGCATGGACTCGTAGAGAACGGTCGCATCACCGCGCACATCGATGAGAAAAAAATTGGTATGCGAGGGGTAGGCCCGACAGCCGAGCTCCTCCACCTGCTCACTGAGCCATTGCCGTCCCTCCCTGGTCCCGTTCAGAGTTTTTTCGTAATGGGCCGTGTCCTTGAGGGCGGCCAGGGCCCCCACCTGTCCGGGCAGGTTGATATTGAACGGCTGGCGGACCCGGTGGAGCAACTCGGCAATGTCCCGGTGCATTATCCCGAATCCCACCCGCAGCCCGGCCAGGCCAAAGGCCTTGCTGAAGGTCCTAAGCGCCACCACTGCCGGGATACCATCGGGCTTTCGGATACGGGAAAGGACGTCTATCCGCTCGGCGGGATCGACAAAATCCACGTAGGCCTCGTCCAGGACCACTATCACGGTCTCGGGCAGGCTGCGGAGAAAATCTTCAAAACGTTCCGGGGAAATCAACGTGCCGCAGGGATTGTTGGGGTTATCGAGAAAGATGAGCCGGGTACGCTCCGACACTGCCCGGCTTATGGTCTCCAGATCATGGGTCATGTCCCGCAGGGGTATGACCGTGTTCTCCCCGCCCCGAACCTGGACAAACTTCTGGTACATGAGAAATGAGGGATGACTGGTGATCACCTCGTCCCCGGCCTGGACAAAGGCCTTGACCAGGAACTCAATCACCTCGTTGGAGCCGTTGCCAAGAACGATCTCTTCCGGCGCGCAACCCACCCAGTCGGCCACGGCCCTGGTCAGGTAATAGCTGGACCCGTCGGGATAGCGGTGCAGTCCGGTGAGGCAGCCCTGGATCGCCTCCACGGCCAGGGGTGAAGGGCCCCAGGGGTTTTCGTTGGAGGCCAGCTTGATGGAATCGGTTATCCCATATTCCCGTTCCAGCTCGTCCAGGGGCTTTCCGGGGGGATAGGGAACGATGGCTTTAATATTATCTGCGACGTGGAGTTTCATGCAAAATCGTTTTTCAAGATTGAAAGGCAGCAGGGCATTGCAAAGATCCCCGGCAATTTAATCAGCTTGTTTCTAACCAGCATAACTGGACCAGGTAAGCGACCGAAGGGAGACTCCGGGTTTCGGCACTGGTCCAGCCACAACAGATAGTGAAGACTTCGACCCATGAAAATCAACCTGCAATTACTTAAGGTTGTGGCGATTTTCGGATAAACCACGAAGGACACGAAGAAAAAATAACTTCGTGTCCTTCGTGTTGATATGATCTGTCAAGCCAATACCATTGATTGACAGGTCTATAACTGTGGCTTTTTCTCCCTGACTCCGGCCCGCTGTTCCAGGTTCCAGGCCGCCCGGAGCAGTACTTCCTCGTTGAAATGGGCCGCCTGCATCTGGATACCGATGGGTAATCCGTCGCTGGAAAATCCCGCCGGGACCGAGATCCCGGGAACTCCGGCCAGATTGGCGGAGATGGTCAAAATATCCGAGAGGTAGTGGGCCAGAGGATCATCGCTCTTATAGCCAATCTTCCAGGCCGGTGTCGGGGTAACCGGTGAAACCACCAGGTCGCAGCTGGAAAAGACTTTCTGGTAATCCTCCATGATCAGTGTTCTGACCTGGGAGGCCTTTTTGTAATAGGCATCATAGTAGCCGGCCGAGAGGGCGTAGGTTCCGATCAGAATGCGGCGCTTGACTTCATCGCCGAATCCTTCGGAACGGCTGCGGCAGTACATATCGATGAGGGAATCCGCCTCCATGTTGCGGTAGCCGTACCGGACCCCGTCGAAGCGGGCCAGGTTGGAGCTGGCCTCGGCCGGGGCGATCAGGTAGTAGACAGCCACACAGTACTGGGTATGGGGCAGCGAGACCTCGACGATCTCAGCCCCGGCCTCCCGGAGCATGTCGATACCGGCCCGGACCGTCTTTTCCACCTCAGGGTCCAGCCCTGCGCCGAAATATTCCACCGGCACACCGATCCGGATTCCCCCGAGTCCATCCTTGAGACTGGCGGTATAGTCGGGTACCGGACGGTTGACCGAGGTGGAGTCCCGGGGGTCGTAGCCGCTGATCACGTTCATCAGCAGGGCGCAATCGGCCACATCCCGGGCCAGGGGACCGACCTGGTCCAGGGAGGAGGCAAAGGCCACCAGCCCGAAACGGGATACCCGGCCATAGGTGGGCTTCATTCCGACCACCGAACAGAGCGAGGCCGGCTGGCGGATGGAGCCGCCGGTATCCGAACCCAGCGAGGCCAGACACTCTCCCGCGGCCACCGAGGCGGCCGATCCACCACTGGACCCTCCAGCCACATAGCCAGGTTTCCAGGGGTTCTCCGGGACCTTGAAGGCGCAGTTCTCACTGGTGGAGCCCATGGCGAACTCATCCATGGCCACCTTGCCAAGCAGCACCGCCCCTTCCTCTTTCAGGCGCCTGATTACGGTGGCGTCATAGGGCGGAATGAAATTCTCCAGCATCCTGGAGCCGCAGGTGGTGGGCAACCCCTCAGTGCAGAGCACATCCTTGATGGAAAGGGGCAGACCGCAAAGGGCCCCTGCCCTCCCCTCCCTGCGTTCGCTGTCCGCCTCGGCGGCCCGGGCCAGAGCCCCGTCCCGGTCCAGATGCAGATAGGCCTTGACCCGGTCCTCCACCGCATCGATCCGCTCAAGCAGAGCCTCGGTGAGTTGCAGGGCTGTTATATCACCCTGTTCCAGCAGTTTCCTGGCCTGGAGCAGAGTCAGTGCATGTAGTTCCATAATCTATCCGGATTGAACTTTTTTTGAAAACAACTAACTGATGATCCTGGGTACGACAAAGGACTCGCCATTATCCCGGGGCGCATTGGCCAGGGCCTTTTCCCGGGGCAGGGAGGGCTTGATCTCATCGTCGCGAAAGGCGTTGACCAGCTGCTGGGTATGGGTGGTGGGAACCACGCTCCCGGTATCCAGCTCATCGAGCTTGGCCACGTAGCCAAGGATGGAGTCAAGTTGCCGGGTCACGCGCTCCATCTCCGCATCGGACAGCTCCAGCCGTGCAAGCCGGGCCACCTTTTCCACTTCCTGTTTTGTTATATTCATGGCATCAAACAGCACATCTCGGGTTTCAGGTGCCACAGCACCCGGTAACTGATGGTCGTATACCACCTGATTCAGATTACTGTTTATACAGCGACTGGGCAGAAAGGACAACCTCGGCAAACTCTTCGACCAGTTCCGGATCAAACTGGGTTCCGGCACAGTTTCGAAGTTCAGCCACGGCTTCCACCCGGGTGAGATTGCGACGGTAGTTTCGGCGTGAGGTCATGGCATCGTAGCTGTCGGCAATGGTGATGATCCGGGTGAGGATATCGAGATCGTTTTCACCTATACCATCGGGATAGCCCTTGCCGTCGAGACGCTCATGGTGGTGTCTGATGATATGGCGTTCCCGCTCCATGAAGGTGAGCGGTTCGATGATACTGGCCCCCACTTCCGGATGCTTGCGGATAAGTTCCCATTCCTCGGCCGTGAGACTGCCCGGCTTCTGGATACAGGAGAGATCGATGACCAGCTTGCCGATATCATGGAACTGGGAGGCCCGCCGGAGAATCACGTACTCCTCCTCGGGGAGCTGTATCTTTTCCGCCAGCATCATCGAGTATTCGGTTACCCGGCGGGTATGCCCGGCCGTATACTCGTCCTTCTCTTCCATGGCGGCCTGGAGACTGGACATGATCTGGACGGTGGCGTTTTCCAGGTGATGGCTGTACTTCTCAAGGAGAATATTCTTTTCCGCCAGTTCCCTTGTCTTGTCACGGACCTCCTCTTCCAGGCTCTGGCGGTAGATTTTTTCCTGGCGGACATAGTTGCGCTTTTCGATGGCCCGGCGGATCTTGACGTGGAACAGTTCCAGGTCTTCGATGGGTTTGGTCATGAAGTCATAGGCCCCCAGGTTGATGGCCTTGACCGCATAATCCATGGAACCGGCCCCGGTCAGGAAAAGGACCGGTATATCGAGCTTTTTATTGTTGATTCCCTCCAGGGTTTCAAAACCGTCCATATCCGGCATATTGATGTCGAGCAAAATGACGTCAAAGTCGTCGTTGACCTTTTCAAGAACCTCGCGGCCGGATGAAACGGCTATCACTTCATGGTTGAACATGAGCAGGATCTTCTCCACCGCCATACGGACAAGATCATCGTCATCAGCTATGAGAATTTTGGAACCCATTTTTGTCGGTCACTTCATGTAAGAGTTCATCAGGATCAGAATACCGGTACATCTCCGGGGTGTGGATAAACCGAAGTCCGTCATCCAGACACGAACCGGTTCGAGAACATGATTGCTCGAAAAAAACGTTTTTTTTCACCTGAATCCAAGCGTGACGCACTTGCAACAGGTGTAGCGACTTTCAACACCTGCTACGTGCAGTGTCGCATAAATTTGTCCCGGTGCAAAACAAAAAAACCACCGGTCGGCCTCCCGCTTATATTTTCCAGTATGATCTGGTCACATTCATGGCCTGATCCAGAGAGGCGAGCTGGACCGCCGAACTGGACAGATTCTCGGCCGTGGTCGGATCAAGCCATGGCTTTGCTCCGAGCTGTTCACCGCAAAGCTCCTCAAGGACCGCCAGGGCGCCGTCCCGCATACCCCGCAGATTGTAACCTCCCTCCAGGGTAACCAGCAGCCGGCCTTCGCAGAGTTTTTCAGCCAGGTTGACCATAACCCTGGTCAGGTAGGCAAAACCGGCCGGGGTGACCTTCATGGCTCCCAGGGGGTCGCCATCATAGATATCGAATCCGCAGGAGACAAGGATAAGCTGCGGCTCGAACCTCCGGGCCACCGGTGCTATCAGCTCGTTGAATATGCGGGCATACTCCATATCCCCCTGTCCTCCCGACAGGGGGACGTTAACCGTAAATCCCTCGCCACTCTCCCGGCCAGTCTCCATCACCGCCCCGGTGCCGGGATAATAGGGAAACTGGTGGGTCGAGCAGTACAGAACCCTGTCGGTTTCATAAAAGCTGTGTTGGGTCCCGTTGCCGTGATGGAGATCCCAGTCGACTATAAATATCCGTTCCAGGCCCAGGTTGGCCTGGGCCCAGCGGGCACCAACCGCCACGTTGTTAAACAGGCAAAAGCCCATGGAGCGGTCCTTTTCCGCATGGTGGCCCGGCGGACGAACCAGGCAGAAACCATTATCCATCTCGCCGTCGTGTAGCCGCCTGATACCATCGATCACCGCTCCGGCGGCCAGCATGGCCGCGTCATAGGAACGGGCCGAGGTCTGGGTATCGGCGTCCAGGTAATCGTGACTCCTGCCGGCGGTCTCGGCCACCCGCTCATAGAGCTCCCGATCATGGTTGCGGATAATATCCCCGGCTGTTGCCGGTGCAAACTCGGGATAGAAGAAACGGGAGCCGATCTCGTCCCGATCCAGTTGTTCATAGATGACCCGCAGACGGTCCGGTGATTCTGGATGGCTGATGCCGGGTTCATGTTCCAGAAAGAGATCGTCTCGGTAAACTGCTGTCTTGCGCATGGGATTTAGCTCCTGCATGTAAGAATCCGCTTCTCGGTGACCACCATGTCCATCAGTTGATCATGGGGTTCCACCGGTACCCTGTCCACCACCTGCAGCTCATAGGCAAGCCCTATCCGCTTCGCCCGGGGAGCCTGATGGCAGAGAAACCGGTCATAGAAGCCACCTCCGTAACCAAGCCGCCCTCCCCGACTGTCAAAAACCGAACCAGGCACCAGGACCAGATCAATGGCGGCCGGATCCACACTCTGGCGGACTGCCAGTTCGGGCAGTGGTTCCGGTATCCCACAGTAACCGGGCGTAAGATCCCCGGCCGGATCGGTTATCCGGACCGCGAGCAGTCCCGGCGGCCGGACAATGGTCAGCGGTACGGACACCACCTTGCCCATAGCCAGACATCGGTCGATAAACCCTGTGGTCCGGACCTCGTCACGGAAATTGACATAGGCAAATATGGTTTCTGCCTGGTCAGTTTCGGGCAGGCTGAGAAGATTTTCCATAATGCGGCGACTCTTCTCTTCCTGTTCCTCCGGGCTCTGGGAACGGCGCCGTTCAAGCACCTGCCTGCGCAGCGTCTGTCGATCCGGGCCTGTATGGTTCACAGACATACCTCCTGCCTTTTTCCTTATCCACCAAGTGTACCTTTTTTTGACCGGTGGGAGGACAAAAAAAATCGCGGTACCCTGGAAAACCGGGCACCGCGATCCTGACGTTTTGTAGTGGTTATCAGTATTCCGATCACATGGGTACGATCAGCTTATTGCTGTCCTCGTTCCAGGTAACGACCACATACCACAGGGCCATGACAAGTCCGATAAGAAGCAGGGTCGGTCCGTATCCCATGACATCGGGCAGGTAGACATACTTTCCGAGAACACCGTCGGCCTCGAAATCCATATCCTTGAACCAGGCGGTCATAATGGAGTTGGAGATACCGAAGAAAGGTACCACCAGCCACAGTTTGATCTGCCCTTCACCCACACGCCACAGGGTTCCGGAACCGCAACCACCGGCAAACATGGCACCGAGACCGAAAATAAAACCACCGACAACGCCGCCCCAGCCAAAGGTGCCGCGGACATAGTTCGCGGGATCGAGTACCGGATCGCCATCAAAACGCATGGCCACACCATACTTGAGAACAGCAGCGCCAACGGCAACAATAAAAATGGACAGAGCAACGGATTTCGCCAGGGTACAGTCACCGGTCATATGCGGCTCCCTGAAACCCTGAACCATGCACCAGCGGCCGCGCTGCATGGCATAACCCAGGCCGGCGGATATGATCAGGATACCGGAAAGGGAGTTGATGTAATCGCTGTAGTCATCTCCGTCGAAACTGGTGTAGTTGTAGGCGCCCCAGACCAGAACAGCCAGAGCGATGAGACCGAGGATGAACTGGACCGCCATGGGAAATTCAATGGTCTTGGCACCACCGGATCCCCAGGTTATGTATTCCATTTCCTTGTACAACAACCACAGTCCAAGTACGACACCAAGCACAAGCCCGAGCCACATGGCAAAACCGTTGGCAGCCAGGTTACCGATGGCATTGTACATGCCACCTACATTACAACCGCCT encodes:
- a CDS encoding NADH-quinone oxidoreductase subunit M; this translates as MSVPLLSALIFFPIIGSLSLLFVRRENSHTIRLMALIVSLIELLLSLPLWFLFDKSTYRMQFTEFHPWISAFNINYHLGIDGISILFILLSTLITTLSILVSWNSIQEKVKEFFISLLFLEGAMIGVFCALDFFLFYIFWEAMLIPMFLIIGIWGGPKRLYATVKFFLYTLIGSLLMLIGIITLYRAGGNTFNILELAGQSYPLKLQMILFWAFFAAFAVKVPMWPVHTWLPDAHTEAPAAGSVILAGILIKMGAYGFLRFSMPILPEATKAMMIPMVILSLIGIIYGAIICVAQTDLKRLIAYSSVSHMGFVTLGLYSLNTQSMEGGILQMINHGVVTGAMFLAIGMIYERTHTRAIADYGGLATTMPVFASFFLLFTLASVGLPGTNGFIGEFLILLGGFLNRPWAAFFAATGLILGAWYMLWLYQRIFFNPVNDKVVGLPEMTGREIATLVPMVVLIFWIGLYPNSMLSFMHVSVAHLLDQVHGTTTVADAVETVRQLAM
- a CDS encoding NADH-quinone oxidoreductase subunit N, which translates into the protein MTQTVVTWAAFEPVLPEMLLVGVGIGLVFMDLFFRKQRELLPWLTILGSLTVLGMVLGERYTSGFGGMFLTDSYGVFFKVICLMGLIMTALMSEHHNRVQGLHQGEYYSLMVFSAVGMMIMASAGDLMVLYLGLELMALSVYCLVGMLKGDQRASEAAVKYFLMGGFASAILLYGMSLLYGLTGTTSITGIASYINDTGLIANPVLLGALGLLIVGFCFKTAVAPFHFWTPDVYEGAPTTVTAFMSVGPKAAGFAVFGRVLVQGFPELHGQWGTLLAFLALLTMAVGNITALSQTSIKRMLAYSAIAHAGYALLGVLAGTPEGLSATMNYLLIYGFMNMGAFAILVLLAGKDNRRESLDDYRGLARSNPLAAMLMLIFMFSLTGIPPMAGFIGKFYLIKAALGAGYTGTVIGAVIFSTISAYYYLRVVRYMYMSDPQGTLELSYSPGISAVLGLALLGVIGLGLAPGTVIGRAAMSLLGQ
- the cmk gene encoding (d)CMP kinase; translated protein: MSQAERKLEVVTIDGPSGVGKSTVSRLLASRLGYTYLDTGAMYRAVALACKRAGVDVRDEEPVARLLDTLDIQLLPPDEEDGDVRVLINGEELGLELRSPETGMLASTVSALRPVRDRLTRMQQEIGRQGKVVAEGRDTGTVVFPDAAWKFFLDASPEERARRRIGQLRARGVEVDEKEILEQIIQRDRDDRERPIAPLKPAPDAVVIDSSTMDAGKVVETMLAHIRRSVPGQV
- the hisC gene encoding histidinol-phosphate transaminase: MKLHVADNIKAIVPYPPGKPLDELEREYGITDSIKLASNENPWGPSPLAVEAIQGCLTGLHRYPDGSSYYLTRAVADWVGCAPEEIVLGNGSNEVIEFLVKAFVQAGDEVITSHPSFLMYQKFVQVRGGENTVIPLRDMTHDLETISRAVSERTRLIFLDNPNNPCGTLISPERFEDFLRSLPETVIVVLDEAYVDFVDPAERIDVLSRIRKPDGIPAVVALRTFSKAFGLAGLRVGFGIMHRDIAELLHRVRQPFNINLPGQVGALAALKDTAHYEKTLNGTREGRQWLSEQVEELGCRAYPSHTNFFLIDVRGDATVLYESMLRQGVIVRSMKAYGFPDFIRITVGTEAENHRFVAALAKSLKELGYVAG
- the gatA gene encoding Asp-tRNA(Asn)/Glu-tRNA(Gln) amidotransferase subunit GatA; its protein translation is MELHALTLLQARKLLEQGDITALQLTEALLERIDAVEDRVKAYLHLDRDGALARAAEADSERREGRAGALCGLPLSIKDVLCTEGLPTTCGSRMLENFIPPYDATVIRRLKEEGAVLLGKVAMDEFAMGSTSENCAFKVPENPWKPGYVAGGSSGGSAASVAAGECLASLGSDTGGSIRQPASLCSVVGMKPTYGRVSRFGLVAFASSLDQVGPLARDVADCALLMNVISGYDPRDSTSVNRPVPDYTASLKDGLGGIRIGVPVEYFGAGLDPEVEKTVRAGIDMLREAGAEIVEVSLPHTQYCVAVYYLIAPAEASSNLARFDGVRYGYRNMEADSLIDMYCRSRSEGFGDEVKRRILIGTYALSAGYYDAYYKKASQVRTLIMEDYQKVFSSCDLVVSPVTPTPAWKIGYKSDDPLAHYLSDILTISANLAGVPGISVPAGFSSDGLPIGIQMQAAHFNEEVLLRAAWNLEQRAGVREKKPQL
- the gatC gene encoding Asp-tRNA(Asn)/Glu-tRNA(Gln) amidotransferase subunit GatC; translation: MNITKQEVEKVARLARLELSDAEMERVTRQLDSILGYVAKLDELDTGSVVPTTHTQQLVNAFRDDEIKPSLPREKALANAPRDNGESFVVPRIIS
- a CDS encoding response regulator gives rise to the protein MGSKILIADDDDLVRMAVEKILLMFNHEVIAVSSGREVLEKVNDDFDVILLDINMPDMDGFETLEGINNKKLDIPVLFLTGAGSMDYAVKAINLGAYDFMTKPIEDLELFHVKIRRAIEKRNYVRQEKIYRQSLEEEVRDKTRELAEKNILLEKYSHHLENATVQIMSSLQAAMEEKDEYTAGHTRRVTEYSMMLAEKIQLPEEEYVILRRASQFHDIGKLVIDLSCIQKPGSLTAEEWELIRKHPEVGASIIEPLTFMERERHIIRHHHERLDGKGYPDGIGENDLDILTRIITIADSYDAMTSRRNYRRNLTRVEAVAELRNCAGTQFDPELVEEFAEVVLSAQSLYKQ
- a CDS encoding histone deacetylase family protein encodes the protein MRKTAVYRDDLFLEHEPGISHPESPDRLRVIYEQLDRDEIGSRFFYPEFAPATAGDIIRNHDRELYERVAETAGRSHDYLDADTQTSARSYDAAMLAAGAVIDGIRRLHDGEMDNGFCLVRPPGHHAEKDRSMGFCLFNNVAVGARWAQANLGLERIFIVDWDLHHGNGTQHSFYETDRVLYCSTHQFPYYPGTGAVMETGRESGEGFTVNVPLSGGQGDMEYARIFNELIAPVARRFEPQLILVSCGFDIYDGDPLGAMKVTPAGFAYLTRVMVNLAEKLCEGRLLVTLEGGYNLRGMRDGALAVLEELCGEQLGAKPWLDPTTAENLSSSAVQLASLDQAMNVTRSYWKI
- a CDS encoding 5-formyltetrahydrofolate cyclo-ligase translates to MNHTGPDRQTLRRQVLERRRSQSPEEQEEKSRRIMENLLSLPETDQAETIFAYVNFRDEVRTTGFIDRCLAMGKVVSVPLTIVRPPGLLAVRITDPAGDLTPGYCGIPEPLPELAVRQSVDPAAIDLVLVPGSVFDSRGGRLGYGGGFYDRFLCHQAPRAKRIGLAYELQVVDRVPVEPHDQLMDMVVTEKRILTCRS
- a CDS encoding YeeE/YedE thiosulfate transporter family protein, which codes for MSSESLFAQKIKQLYKVLCKDEWNATVTGIIVAFLSVMIMAWWRPWGAVGAIRNWGDWILYMVGWYSDTDMQELVGFINDEGSRVLTKSIWYNSGSVIGLGFVGGAFLSACLGGQFALRFPPIRELVKAVIAGILMGIGSALAGGCNVGGMYNAIGNLAANGFAMWLGLVLGVVLGLWLLYKEMEYITWGSGGAKTIEFPMAVQFILGLIALAVLVWGAYNYTSFDGDDYSDYINSLSGILIISAGLGYAMQRGRWCMVQGFREPHMTGDCTLAKSVALSIFIVAVGAAVLKYGVAMRFDGDPVLDPANYVRGTFGWGGVVGGFIFGLGAMFAGGCGSGTLWRVGEGQIKLWLVVPFFGISNSIMTAWFKDMDFEADGVLGKYVYLPDVMGYGPTLLLIGLVMALWYVVVTWNEDSNKLIVPM